Within the Aspergillus luchuensis IFO 4308 DNA, chromosome 5, nearly complete sequence genome, the region AGGTAGAGAAAATGAAATGTCTTTCGTGAGGGCCTTCTCGAAGACAAATCCTGGAAATAGAAATGGAAGAGTTCAAAGTTGTGCGGGACGTCTATCACAGCAAACTAGCGCTGTACGTAGGAGACAGATACCGTAACAGTCCGTGTGGTCTCCCGAGCAGGCTGGATCAACGTTAACCCACGCGTGACCGGGATCTGCGCTTTGATCCCATAAAGGGAGAAGCTAGACGCTAGCATGGACTTGATCCGCTGCAATAAGTCCGGCCCATTTCATATCTCCGGCACATCTTCTGTACTATacattcttcctcttccctcgctGTCCATTATTGATCACAAAAGGTATTTAAAATTGGTGGAGCTACTCTCCAATTGATAGCGCATCCCGCAGCCTACGCAGTCGCTATGCGGTTGTCTTCGTGAGACTCCAGTGTGCCCACAGCCCGCGGAGGTCAATGGCGTGGAACAATCGCGTCAAACCTCCCACCCACCGAAAAGTGGTGGATATAGGAGGCCAATCCCCCAGTGGGACTGGCCTTGTGTTTGACCGACCATAGCTAGGCTACTTTATGACCTAGAAAGGCGGTTGGCCTCCATCGAACCATAAAGATCGAGGCGTCACTGACGCTAAGTGTCCGTGTCACAGCATGGGACATGGGAGGAAATAACGCGGTCCAGAAAAGAGCTTAGAATGGCCAGATTACATTCATGTCAAAAGGAGAAGAGTGATCGTTGGCTGCGTTGCATTGCGCTTGAGCGGTGGTGATACCAGGGATCAGGGCCGTCCAAAGGCTGCTCTACCAAGATCGACAGGCCGATGTCCCTTTTCCATTCTAGAAAAAGTCAACCCGAAGCAGCCGCGAGAGCGGACCACAATCATTCTAGCCCGAATACCAGATCCCGGATAGCTTTCAATGCGAGGCAAAGGGCGTTCAGGTGTCCACGCTACTGGGCTCGACTAACACAGTCGGTAATTCGGCCCAAGTTCCGCCTTTTAGAACAAACCTACTGAGAGGCACCGGATGGCGAATTAGCCCCCGTACTACCTCGATTGAAGGCGCTCTCCATTCACAACCAATCGAAATTTGGACCACGGGGTCCATTTCTTAAAGTTTGCTCTAACGCGACTGGCATAGGTCTGGGACGCAGGATGGCTTTCGCTCGATCGCGATCGCATGGCGACGGGCTCGCGTTCGGTGCTGTCTTAGTGCCATGGTAGGTAATTCCAAATTAGCGCGCCAGAGTCCCGTGGTCCCAACACGCGCGTCCTTTTTGGGCCGCAAGACCTCAGCTTGATTCCAAAGACAACTCCGTTATCGCCCCGTCCCCATATTATGGGTCGTGACAGTTTATTGCGCTTCAGTCTTTGTGATTAGCCCTTGCGTCAAGCTTTCTCGTTATTATTCAGGTTGTTGTCGTGCCTGCATCTACTTCTATTCTGATGCAGCCCTGACGGGGGAGCGCGTGTGGATCTCTAGGGCTGGGAAGTGCTGATCGATAATTGCTTCCCAGTCTCCCGAAGCGATCGATCTATCCACCCTGGGCCATCTGGACCAATCACACTGGACGAAGAGTTGTGAACGTGAAATACTGGCTCTAGAGCCCTTCTGTGAAATTCCCTGACTATGGATTGAACTCGCATTCCGGGGTCTCAGGTGTGGGGGGTTGTATTTTTCGATTATCCGAGCGTCACGGCAGAATTGCTGATGGCGCTTAAAGCTCCGAACCAATTGGTCCAAGCTGGCACGCATTCCACCATACCTTCACGGGAAGGTGGTCCAGCCAGAAAAAAGGTATCTTGCACGGCGAATGGCTAGGATTGGTGGAGCCTGGAGATGAACAAGTCAGTAGCTGCTGTTCGACATGACTCCGTTGGGCCATCGGAGACCCCCTACATAACCATGTTTTCCAATCCGCCTGCCACGGTCCTTCATCTCTGGCGGTGGATCCGTTCAGGTCGCTCTCACCATTGCCGGGGTACACTGATACCGAATCAGTCTGTCCCAATTCGGATACTGTACCCTACTGGTCTTCGTCCGTCACTGGTACGTCGTTAGGTCGGTAGGGGCTCCTGGGTGTGTAGATTAGGTTCCACCAGCTGCGATCTAAAAGGATCCAACTATTGATTCAGGATGAGCAAACAATAGCTGTAGTGTCCGTGATAAACTTAATGTTgaggcagcagctggagtAGGCGTAGTCACGTGCCAGGCGCTCAGGCCGCCCACAAACGACCTCTTGCTTTGTTTTGCTAGAGCACCTAGATAGCTACGAATTCAACTCATTCTTTTGCTGCATTTTTGCGCGTTGTTTCGCTTGCTTTTTCGTTGTTTCGTTGCTTTGCTAGTAATCTCGCGCCTCAACACTTAATATGAAGGGTCTCCGATTCATACCTACTCTTTAAAAAATTCAAGACCGCTGTTGTGGTCCATCCTGATATCAACCTGCGCTCGCTCATTACGTCAATTTTCCATGACTGGCATTTGGATCGTCACCTGACcctggaggaagatgcaaCCCGTTCAGTTCTGTGAGAGCATGTCCGCCCCATCTGCAGACGTAACTGGATCCACTCCCAATAAGACTGGGGCAGAAATATCAGCTTTTGTCTCAATCACATCAAGAGGCCTGGTGCCtgtcccaccacccccaatttTCCGGCCGAGATTCGTGCTTGATGCCACGTGTAAGGAACTTAGGCAGCACCTCCCGTGCACCTCTGATGTTCTTCCCTAAGTTTCTAGGGAATATATTGCGGTAGGGGTGCACGGCAAATCTTGAAGCAGGAACTGCGAAGTCTCATACTCTGACGGTCCTAGAGCTTCGATCAGCCTGTTCCTATGCCAGAGTTTGCGGCCAATAACCCATACTTTGTGGTGCCACAGCCGGTGAATTTCTCCCCACTCCGCCTCAGCTGGAAGACGCGGCGTACCAACTGGGTGAATACTAATGTCTGTAGATCTGTGATGAAATCCAAGCCCACGCAAACTCGCTGATCCCGGCAAAGGGCGCCGGCGCGGACCAGACGAAATCAGTCTCTGCCGGAACACCAGACTCCGGCGGTCGAATCGCGCCGTAGCCACGACAAGGAATGATCACGACGACCACGCAGCGATAAGCAGGCAAGATCTCGACCTGCCATGTCCGCTGAGTGTACTGACCGACGGCATGCAGCACATCCCGGTTAGAGACATGTACGCCTGGGTACACCGTCCCGTCGGGACGCGCCGCCAGGAGGCACTGCAACGGCATGGCAAGATCCCAAGCCCGATGAACCCATTCATACTGTATCGGTTGGCGTATAGTGATCGAGCGAAAGCGCTGGCTCGCCCAGAGTGATCATcaggccatctccatcctcactgAACGAAGCTGGAAGCCGGAAGTCCCCCACATCCGGGAGAAGTACAAGACGCTTGCGGTGAAGGAGAAACGGAACCGTGCTAGAGCGCACCCGGGAGAGTGGTACTCGCCgtcaaacaagaagaaatgatCGCGAACCGCAAGAGCCCGTTCTCAGGGATTGGCAGTGCTTTCAATGCCGTCCTCCACACCCGGTCAGAGTTCGCAGTCTAGCGCTTGGCCTATCTCGTTGGATAATGACCGCACCTGTCAACATTCAACCGGATCTCTTCATGTAAAGGTTAGAAGAGGAGACCCTCATCAAGCGCAATGTATTGCATTAAAATGGCTCTAGCCCGCTGCAAAGTGCCGCCACGGTTTGATGGCAGTGGTCGTCCTATCCCCAGACAGCCGCTTCCGAGCATGATCCTAAATGCACCCAGCCTCAATTCTCTGTCGAAAAATCAGGGATATACGACTCTGCTTGGGTTCTTCCTCAGCCTGCTGTTCTTGGACCCGAGGCTGTCCACAGCCAGTCTTCTGCAGTGCCATTGTCCGTTCCGTATGAGATATGTAACGGTTACGGGGAATGGTCTGTGGACGAGGAGCTCCTGGCTGCGACTGCAGGCCAGTGAATAGCACATATGAAGTTTGCGGCATATTCATCACATATTTTTGGGTATTCAAGTTGATTGCCTCAGGTGGGAGGACCCCATGTATAGTTATTTTCGGTTATCTCGTATAGTGCGTGTAGATGTGAGAGGCCAGTGTTTGTAATGAGCAATGACTCCCTCGGCAAGAGGATAGGAGACCATGTGAGTGTCTAAGGCAATAGCACCTCATTCCCCTGCGGAAGACTGGTTCACAGCGACCACGTGGGAAGGCGTAGCCCAGGGTTCATAAGAGCAACAGATCCCCCCGGAAGACGGTCCCAGCTCCCAGGAACTGTTTGTGTGCTCCTGAGAGCCAGCATGTTGCCATTGAGAGCAACGCCGCTCCCCTGATTCTTGCCGCTCGTCACAGGAACAGGAAACCGTTTCCTGCCTTTTTGAGCATACGGAGATCACCTTGGCTGCTACCGAGCAGACTGTACAGCAGACTGACTGTGCAGGAACAAGATCTGCACTTAATTCAAGATGAGTGTGTATTGGCATGCCTAGCATTCACCATGCGTGATGTTATCATACTATATCGCCGCTGCGTAATTTGTGTCTGTCCTCAGACTAGGGTTATATAAAGTGGGTGACAGGCCACTCATTACGAACACAGAAAACCCAGACCAGGGTCTTCGGGGTGTGTGCTAGTCTTCTCATGAGACATAACGTTTTCTTGCATCTGTGCACTGATCTACCAAGCCATTCTTCACTCATGGACGAGCAGCGGCCACTGCCTCCGCTGGAGGAGTTATATACTCAGGTGTCAAAAGATGCATTTGGGAACAACGAACGGCTTGGCGTAGTTGCGACTGCGGCTGCGACCGCAGCGGAAGCCTTTGTATCGGTTGCGGCCCCGGTCCGTCAGCAGCGAGAGGACACCAATGCCCCCAAGCCTGTCGTGGAGCACCGAACGTCTTTAAGCTTGCCTACTGAGGTATTTTCATAATCTACTCTCTTCTACTACATCGCAACAGCCACTGTCTGCTGAGTGAGCATTATCTGATGAAAGGATAGCAGCGCTTCTTAGAACATCCTTGTGGGAGGTGTCATCGTTTGAAGATAAACGTGCGCAAAATCCAAGAACTGATACCATGGTGGAATATCGATGGACAGCGTCTTTAACTAATACTGCGCATTAGTGTTCTCGCATCTGGCCCTGTGAAAGGTGCCATGAAAGCGGAAATGACTGTGTTCCCTTCGTTCGACCGTTTCGATATCACTTGAACACATTTCCTAAGGTATATTCATGTTCCACTCTCCTCAATATGAAGTGTAACTGCCACCGTTTGCTGAGTGAGCATTATCTGATGGAAGGATAGCAGCGCAGAGTAAATAGAGGTTGTGAGAGTTGTCGTCGTCGAAAGATCAAGGTGCGCAGAATCACCAGGAACTGGAGGAGTATGAAGAGAAATCGGTGAAAAGCGCGTATGGCTAACGTAACGGGCTATTAGTGTTCTCGCATTTGGCCCTGTAAAGCGTGCCAGAAAAGCGGAAGTACTTGCATTCCTCAGTCAGTTCGAGGGAGCATGAACCATCGTACTAGGATGTCTACCGAACCACGCACAGTGAGGTCGCCAGTCAGCAGGATTTATCCAGACCAGCCCTCTAGTGACACCTCAAGAGCGTATGAGGTTCACGCCAGCGCATCCATGGAGGGACACCGATGGAGCGTGTCCGATATGGGCCACGCTTCAGATGTCGCCGTCCCAAGAAACAGTGGTGCTGAACGAGGCTCACCCATTACGTGCCCTGCAGACGTTACTGGTCGTGGGGAAAGGTATGAGGTTATCGATGATGAGAACAGCACTCTCCCATCCGAAACTGGCGTAAATGCAGGCTGGGGACCCCCGCTTAGCGCAATCGCACTCCCGAACTCGTATATGTCCGCAGACAGCTCGACAGGGGATTCTACGGCAGATGCATGGTACTCGATGCCGTGGGCTACGGAACCATACTCGTGGGAGACGTTGCCCGCATCTTTCTGGGGTTGGACCTGGTCTCAAGCCGACAATGTGACCGCGTCCGAGACCGACGGTTCTTTACATCCGTCTTTTCCTGCACCGCAGGCGGCAGGGTGGCCCTTTTGAGGCGAGGCTGAACGGCCTCAGCATCCGAGCAGAAGCGGCGTCATACCATTCTGGGGAGACCACTCACAAGAGCTGTTCCCTCCAGGTCCCTCTTTTGATGCACCGGACCCTATTCCCTCGTCCGATGCACTCGGGCTCTCTTATATCCTAGCAACTGCGCCACCGAGCTTCCCAAGATTTCCTCGCTTGCAGAATATTGAGGACGGCAGCTTGGCGCTCCCGGCTGAGTCTCCAATGTTACCGCGTCCCTGGGATCCACTGGCGCCTGTTTCCACAGCATTGCCCATGACGGACTTCCACCGCCGCAGCTTGCATCAACAACCATTTGCGCCCATCCCTGTTCGGAACATCGAGTCAACAGTACCTCCATGGCTACCGACTATGGTGGATTACCAGGGAAGTGAAGTCATCCCGTTCGATAACGTCGGTGCCAGCAGACAGGAGTCATCGTGTCATGTCACGGTGTCGGAAGGCCAGGTCGAGCATCGTCACTCGACCTCGGTATGTGGCTTCAATGCTCACAAGAAACGGGAACCGTTTGTGTAGTGGGAATGCCGAAATTTGCTTATTTATATGTTTACTGTATGAATTATGATCCAATGTCGTTCATGATAGGTTGGTGCTTTTTTACAACTGGTTCCCTAGGTCATATTTTACTATGTATTACTGTAATATGTCAATGAAGGAATATAACAGCAGTGAATGAATTGCGGACGTTTGCTTCAGACTTAGTTGCCACAAATGAAAAATCATCCCATCGCACAGGGCAGGTTTAATTGGGGCAGGCTCTCCTAATACTGTATCACTAAATTGGATCCCGTGGAAACATTGTGTGTGATCAGCCGGCTGGAGTCTTGCCTTTGAACTCTTGTTACTGTACAGCAAGTTGTCTATCCCTGGACGCATAACTGCACGGACTTCGAGGAGACTGtatttcatttttctttatatacctTATTTGCATTTCATATGTTTGCTCCGCAGTGGAGTGTCTGAAGTTTTCCGTACAAGGGTCTGTAGAATTACTGGCTTGTTCCCACAGCTCATTCGAGCTCAAGCGGCGCTTCTGTACTATAGAACGGCATACGTGGTGGTTGGACACAAATCCATTTTTACATAACAACCTATGTCAGCATAATGTAGAGCTAGGGTAAGATGAAGTGGTGATTTTCCATGAGCCGCCATGGTAAAATGGCCGTCAAAATTTAAACCTGTCggacagaagcagaagctcgcTAAATACCCATTTAGAGCTCCTATAGATTATTTCCCATGCAACTCTTATTTGTGATTCCTGGGCATGGGATTGGAAGGGGTGATATGACCCAGCGTTTTCCAGACGGAACCTCGTTGTTACACGGGTAAATGCACGTGCCGTCCATATGTTTGACCATTTCACCATCTCGAACTACAACAGGAGGGCCGCAGAGCTCAACCATCAAGAATGAAAGTATGTAGCATCTAGCTGTCCCGGTGGCCCAAGGCCAACGCCGTGAAAATGCTTATAAGCCAACATCTCCCATCTCCCATCTCCCATCTCTCATCTGTCAGATCCAACTTCCGCTCCGTCAGAGACAATGCCTCCAGCCCTCTCAGACCTGTATGAACAGGCCCGCCAAATCCAATCCGTTGATTGGTACGGAATATGGATTGCTATTTTGCTGGGCGTCTGGCTGATCGCCCGGCTGGCGCACCGGCTTGGTCGATGGACTGTCCAACGCCCCATCGCGGTCTCCCTTGAGCGGCGCATCGGCTATGAGTTGCCGTGGCCCGCCCAGACCATTGACATATCCACCGCATTCGAGTCATTTTGGTCGGGGCGCTCCTGGGCGCCAACATTGTCCTCCTACTCGTGTCCGCCCATGGCTGGGCTGATGTCCAGCAACGTGCGGCGAAGCTCGCCGTCCTGAACCTATTGCCGCTCGGTACGGGCCTGACCTTTGGCATCCCGGCCCATCTGCTCGGAATCAGCCGCTCTGCCGTTGCGTGGTTGCATCGCTGGTTTGGGCGGGTGATGGCCGCCCATTCCCTTCTTCAtggagccattgccatcgccaGAGCGGACAAGCCGATCCCCTCGATGAGGCATGACTGGGCTCCCTTGCTGGTCAGTCACCACGCCGCCCCTCCATCATGATGACTGTGACCCGAGAGCCATACCACTAACCAGGGTTAGGCAGCTGCTGccattttgatgatgatccctGTCACCTTGCATGTGGTCGTCCGACGGCACTGTCAGGTCGCCATGAGAATCCACTACCTTCTAGCGGTCACGGCAATGGTGGCCCTGGCGTATCATACGTGGGGCCGAGGGTCAGATTCCCGCTGGCAAGGGATTGGTGCTGGGGCCCTATGGATCTTGCTGAGCGTCGTTGCCGTCTCTCATGCAGCCAACAACGCTGGAGTGCTGGACGGCCCACAGTGACCATACGTCCCTTTCATGAGCTCCTTCGCATGGACATTACAGTGTCCCCCCATTGGCACATCCGGCCGGGGGAGCACGTATACCTCTGGTTGCCTCACGCGGGGTCTCGCTCGTGCTTCCAACTACAGCCCTTCTATGTCGCTTACTGGGATGATGCGCCCGGACCGCGCATCCTGTACATTCTGACCCGACCACAAGCCTCCAGCCTCAGTACACGACTCTACCTCCGCGAATGGCTACACTGGCGTCGACAGCCTGCACTGTTGCTGGGGCCATACGGCCGATCGATCGACTTCTCTCTATTTGGGACGATTGTGTTCATCGTAGAGGACATTGGTATTTTGCGAATGCTTCCCTATATCCGCATGCTCGTCCAGGCGAGCGAGGAGCGGTGGGCCATGGTACGCAAGCTGAAAATCGGGTGGCAGATGCAAGACTTTGGTATGGCTGTCATTTGATGCACTGCCTGACCGCAGTTACTGACAAATGCTAGACCACCAATGCTGGCTGGGCGATTGGATGCAGGACTTGTTGGACCTCGACCGCAGTGAATTTAAGGTATGTGACAACCCTCTACGGCCAGTCTTAATGCCGTCCTGACTGAGATAGATTCTTGAATTTCGTCTCTATTACCTTAGAAAGGGGACTTCCGCTAACCCCGGTGATGGGTTCGGAGAACGAATTAAACTGTGTCAAGGGCCACTGATGGCCAGAGAAATCGCCCAAGGTCACCTGAGCAAGCGCCGTGGGAAGCTAGCTGTCGGTGGTAGGTTTACTTCCCACCCGATCGATTCATCCGCCAACCTACAACGGCTGCGTGATGAGAACGCTTCTGACAGACCGTGTTGGACGTGCG harbors:
- a CDS encoding uncharacterized protein (COG:S;~EggNog:ENOG410Q1BA;~TransMembrane:7 (i18-35o41-63i75-95o107-126i138-159o165-184i196-215o)), encoding MPPALSDLYEQARQIQSVDWYGIWIAILLGVWLIARLAHRLVILVGALLGANIVLLLVSAHGWADVQQRAAKLAVLNLLPLGTGLTFGIPAHLLGISRSAVAWLHRWFGRVMAAHSLLHGAIAIARADKPIPSMRHDWAPLLAAAAILMMIPVTLHVVVRRHCQVAMRIHYLLAVTAMVALAYHTWGRGSDSRWQGIGAGALWILLSVVAVSHAANNAGVLDGPQ
- a CDS encoding NADPH oxidase family protein (InterPro:IPR039261), translated to MDITVSPHWHIRPGEHVYLWLPHAGSRSCFQLQPFYVAYWDDAPGPRILYILTRPQASSLSTRLYLREWLHWRRQPALLLGPYGRSIDFSLFGTIVFIVEDIGILRMLPYIRMLVQASEERWAMVRKLKIGWQMQDFDHQCWLGDWMQDLLDLDRSEFKILEFRLYYLRKGTSANPGDGFGERIKLCQGPLMAREIAQGHLSKRRGKLAVGGRFTSHPIDSSANLQRLRDENASDRPCWTCARRLILVHPSVRLSVHSPTGPGCRPASDGAGYQTL